One genomic segment of Saprospiraceae bacterium includes these proteins:
- a CDS encoding bifunctional folylpolyglutamate synthase/dihydrofolate synthase, with protein MKYGEAIQYMFDALPMFHRQGASAIKKDLTNIRDLCEAMGHPQQQFKSIHIAGTNGKGSVSHMLAAAFQTHGFKTGLYTSPHYCDFRERIKINGVFVPKKYVANFIETNRDLLERIKPSFFEMTVAMAFCYFRDEKVDIAVIETGLGGRLDSTNIIHPELSIITNISWDHSDLLGNTIQKIAKEKAGIIKSKTAVLVGRRQEECFQVFEEKAAEMNAGLYYPDELVPEFSAVFDGYGLSQIIFNLNKQQYNIQAPLNGIYQAENIRTVLAALHLLHQQQVIQLQTQSVQRALEEVSHLTYMIGRWQILSEHPLVVCESAHNEDGLNFLIRQVSQIPYKKLHIVCGFVKDKDLSRILRQLPIEAQYYFVQAKIPRALDSGLLMSSAKEYGLSGKHFKSVRRGFVQASKNLGPDDFLLVTGSIFVVAEILEKIPEMQNSKRKLEVQD; from the coding sequence ATGAAGTACGGGGAGGCCATACAATACATGTTTGATGCATTGCCGATGTTTCACAGGCAGGGGGCCTCAGCCATCAAGAAGGATCTGACCAACATTCGTGATTTATGTGAAGCGATGGGACATCCCCAGCAGCAATTCAAATCCATCCACATCGCCGGTACCAACGGCAAAGGAAGTGTATCGCATATGTTGGCTGCTGCTTTCCAAACTCATGGCTTTAAAACTGGCTTATACACTTCGCCGCATTATTGCGATTTCAGAGAACGTATAAAAATCAATGGAGTCTTTGTTCCAAAAAAATATGTTGCCAATTTCATTGAAACAAATAGAGATTTGCTCGAACGAATAAAGCCATCATTTTTTGAGATGACGGTCGCCATGGCTTTCTGTTATTTCAGAGATGAGAAAGTTGATATTGCTGTTATTGAAACCGGACTCGGAGGAAGGTTGGATTCGACCAATATCATTCATCCGGAATTGAGTATCATCACCAACATCAGTTGGGATCATAGCGATTTGCTGGGTAACACGATCCAAAAAATTGCAAAAGAGAAGGCAGGTATCATTAAATCCAAAACAGCCGTCCTTGTCGGAAGGAGACAAGAAGAATGCTTCCAGGTCTTTGAAGAAAAAGCAGCTGAAATGAATGCTGGCTTATATTACCCGGATGAACTTGTACCTGAATTCAGTGCTGTATTCGATGGATATGGTTTATCGCAAATCATATTTAATCTGAATAAGCAGCAATACAATATTCAAGCTCCATTAAATGGGATCTACCAGGCAGAGAATATCAGGACTGTATTGGCAGCCCTTCATCTTCTGCATCAGCAACAAGTAATTCAGCTTCAGACGCAGTCCGTTCAGAGAGCATTAGAAGAAGTTAGCCATCTTACCTATATGATAGGCCGTTGGCAAATTCTTTCTGAACATCCACTTGTGGTTTGTGAAAGTGCACACAATGAAGATGGCTTGAATTTTTTAATAAGGCAAGTTAGCCAGATCCCTTATAAAAAATTGCACATCGTGTGTGGCTTTGTAAAAGATAAAGATCTGTCCAGGATCCTGAGGCAGCTGCCGATAGAAGCGCAGTATTATTTTGTGCAGGCTAAAATTCCACGCGCCTTGGATTCTGGGTTGCTCATGAGTAGTGCTAAGGAATATGGTTTATCGGGAAAACATTTCAAATCCGTCAGAAGAGGTTTTGTTCAAGCATCCAAAAATCTTGGGCCCGATGACTTTCTCCTGGTTACAGGAAGTATTTTTGTGGTAGCCGAAATCCTGGAAAAGATACCGGAAATGCAGAACTCAAAAAGAAAATTGGAAGTACAGGATTAA
- a CDS encoding ATP-dependent Clp protease adaptor ClpS — MMPQTNPGSWEALEDEVLLEEYTGEVAELIVINDDVNTFDWVIQCLMEVCKHSFEQAEQLSLIVHFKGKAVVKTASIQILLPMKDALCERGLSAVIETIKV; from the coding sequence ATGATGCCACAAACAAATCCGGGTAGCTGGGAAGCCCTAGAAGATGAAGTCCTGTTGGAAGAATATACAGGAGAAGTTGCAGAACTCATCGTGATCAACGATGATGTTAATACCTTCGACTGGGTCATCCAATGTCTGATGGAAGTATGCAAACACAGTTTTGAACAAGCTGAGCAGCTCTCGCTCATTGTTCACTTTAAAGGAAAAGCCGTTGTCAAAACAGCCAGTATTCAAATCCTGTTACCGATGAAAGATGCCTTGTGTGAACGAGGTCTCTCTGCGGTGATTGAGACGATCAAGGTATAG
- a CDS encoding redoxin domain-containing protein — protein MHSLRIGEKAPGFTLISNEKKEVRLSDFSGNNVVLLFFPFAFTGTCTKELCEIRDHMQFYTQSKAQILGISVDSPYALNKYREELNLPFLLLSDFNKHVSKAYDCLYEEFAFGLKGVSKRAAFVIDGEGMLRYQEILENAGSLPNFDAVNKLLNNLN, from the coding sequence ATGCATAGTTTAAGAATTGGCGAAAAAGCACCGGGTTTTACCCTCATTTCCAACGAGAAGAAGGAAGTCCGTTTATCTGATTTTTCAGGAAATAATGTTGTTTTGTTATTTTTTCCTTTTGCTTTTACCGGGACCTGCACAAAAGAATTATGTGAAATAAGGGATCACATGCAATTTTACACACAGTCGAAAGCACAGATCCTGGGGATTTCAGTGGATTCGCCCTATGCATTAAATAAATACAGGGAAGAGTTGAACTTGCCTTTTCTTTTACTCTCCGATTTCAACAAGCATGTTTCCAAAGCTTATGATTGTCTTTACGAGGAGTTTGCATTTGGTTTGAAGGGGGTTTCCAAAAGGGCCGCTTTTGTGATTGACGGGGAAGGAATGCTTCGTTATCAGGAAATTTTGGAAAATGCCGGAAGTTTACCTAACTTCGACGCTGTGAATAAACTATTGAATAATCTCAACTGA
- a CDS encoding leucyl/phenylalanyl-tRNA--protein transferase, producing MIPCEYILHEKNYFLPELGSGLVNELLFIGGSLQFEEILVRYSNGMFPWYHADEPVMWFGPVPRLVLYPEKLKISKSLSLLIKKNIFQYSIDWAFLDVMLQCKTVHRSGQSGGSWIHEDIIHAYLELHNKGIAHSVEIWNNEQLVGGLYGLGIGKMFCGESMFFKESNASKIALTGLCIELLNRNYEFIDCQQDTPHLTSMGATLLSLDSFKELLKKNKNNRIEGSSWTKAPGPIHASDLQLFS from the coding sequence GTGATCCCGTGTGAATACATACTCCACGAAAAAAACTACTTTCTTCCGGAGCTGGGCAGCGGACTGGTTAATGAATTATTATTTATCGGCGGTAGTTTGCAATTCGAGGAAATCCTGGTGCGCTATTCCAATGGCATGTTTCCCTGGTATCATGCGGATGAACCTGTTATGTGGTTTGGACCGGTACCACGCCTGGTTTTGTATCCTGAAAAACTCAAAATTTCAAAAAGTTTATCCTTGCTTATTAAAAAAAATATTTTTCAATACAGCATCGATTGGGCTTTCCTGGATGTGATGCTTCAATGTAAAACGGTACACAGGTCCGGACAATCTGGTGGGAGTTGGATTCATGAGGATATCATCCATGCATATCTGGAATTGCATAACAAGGGGATCGCACATTCAGTGGAAATTTGGAATAATGAACAACTGGTGGGTGGATTGTATGGTTTGGGCATCGGAAAAATGTTTTGTGGCGAATCAATGTTTTTTAAAGAGAGCAATGCTTCAAAAATTGCTTTGACTGGTTTATGTATCGAACTGCTGAATCGAAATTATGAATTCATCGACTGTCAACAGGACACACCTCATCTCACTTCAATGGGAGCAACACTGTTGAGTCTCGATTCTTTTAAGGAATTGTTGAAGAAAAATAAGAATAACCGGATTGAAGGAAGTTCATGGACAAAAGCACCAGGACCTATCCATGCATCCGATCTCCAATTATTCTCCTAA
- a CDS encoding T9SS type A sorting domain-containing protein encodes MRSFFALVILSFWLQTAFTQVKPEPLFGVIDAPDYIQLIHKEIPNVFEVEKSYREYFKTHPFKKDRFSQYYKRWMSWARGHMDNEGFAKEKSVIELEREEKITRQLRMPLENRLRNAPDWKFMGPAKTFHTDGQTKVTWQTNIYCLDISKSDPNILYAGGESGGIWKTIDKGLNWALTTRDVLHGSFNAIVIHPDNPDTVFASTSGKIIKSTDGGLSWSTVYTENGLNCYDFEIHSQKPQIIFAAGNKGLLFSEDGGKTWNKKWTELCWTLKVNVDNPDIFYCIRQMGSSTEFMTSTNGGLNWNSNTINWYVPAAGTQVTGAIIAICPDNSQKLYAYLCGQGGTLNGYVGVFVSADGGTSWNNTNPNNAIGGTYSIPAHTNLMAHNGTDGFDQGFYDMAIIVNPQNENELIAGGTSWFKSIDGGKTWTALGSYVGGLSWSHPDIQCLEAVGNDLWIGSDGGLNYSSNFGISMEARMDGISGADLWGFDSGWNDDILVGGRYHNGNMAWNENFPSQTFYRMGGAESPTGYVNPGPGRKTYFSDIGGYSLNGNLMQGVRYFPVGLFPNESYAYYANSQMLWHPNCWNIIFLGNENKIWKSEDGGSTFQLLHTFPGNADHKVYEIEISRSHPLVMYCSQWDGTDDAMWKSEDGGFSWKKLTALPLPNNNDRVKMSLSAGDPKILWVAVTYGSNGRKIYKTTDGGASWINLTTAILNDVRISDVLHASGTDGGIYLGTNRGVFYRNNAMQDWQPFSTGLPLSAETNRLKPFYRDGKLRNGCWGFGVWETELFENSSVLPKIMADKLQSNCLRDTFYFDDHSVLHHAGVSWNWTVEDAAYAIGLDTRTPKIVFNSKGYKNVIMHIKSPTGIYTDSLTVFAGDACEMDSLPGNALFLDGSQGYAQVPSLDKSTNRLTMMAWVKSAGDQNNWAGILFCRSNSQAAGLSVLNNGDLRYHWNSGGYNWNSQARLMPNEWTHLALVAEPTGITIYKNGVAYRHNVSINEHSFVSPISIGADLNGGDRLFKGLIDEVCIYNRALTQNEIREIMHLTRTHSGDSGLIHYFQFNEDQGRILDRKGVSHASLNATAIRELSTVPVGPGYSHRLDIRGAGIYQFGNTNLNVETTDIGIFPNGELCVTRINFIPEMYFKPNNYPGSPSYWILHNYGSNSTFTPFKNIEFDKIGWVSANSPAADYLLFKRVPNADTSLWEFVNNASGINPSPNGSVNFENANVQTEAQFLVTKSWNDTLVVNNKQIQQDSRDPYVWIYPNPVPGHDQCFIKTNLTEELKLKLVDSHGRLIKSLSFLQQTELDLSELVPGNYFVIFETSRQMFLKQLFKTKE; translated from the coding sequence ATGAGATCATTTTTCGCATTGGTTATATTATCATTTTGGCTTCAAACTGCATTTACACAGGTTAAACCTGAGCCATTATTTGGTGTTATTGATGCCCCGGACTATATTCAGTTGATTCATAAAGAAATCCCAAATGTATTTGAAGTAGAAAAGTCTTACAGGGAATATTTTAAAACACATCCCTTCAAAAAAGACCGCTTTAGCCAATATTACAAAAGGTGGATGTCCTGGGCGAGAGGGCATATGGACAATGAAGGATTTGCAAAAGAAAAATCAGTCATCGAACTCGAACGCGAAGAAAAAATTACAAGACAACTTCGAATGCCATTGGAAAACAGGCTCAGGAACGCCCCCGATTGGAAATTCATGGGCCCTGCCAAAACTTTTCATACTGATGGACAGACCAAAGTGACCTGGCAAACCAATATTTACTGTCTGGATATTTCTAAATCTGATCCGAACATCCTCTATGCCGGAGGTGAGTCAGGCGGAATCTGGAAAACAATTGATAAAGGTTTGAATTGGGCTCTGACTACCCGGGACGTTTTGCATGGTTCCTTTAATGCTATAGTCATTCATCCGGATAATCCCGACACCGTTTTTGCTTCAACTTCCGGTAAGATCATTAAATCTACTGATGGGGGTTTATCCTGGTCGACGGTGTATACTGAAAATGGCTTGAATTGTTATGATTTTGAAATCCACAGCCAAAAACCACAGATCATTTTTGCCGCAGGAAATAAAGGTTTGTTATTTAGTGAAGACGGGGGCAAAACCTGGAATAAAAAATGGACAGAATTATGCTGGACGCTCAAAGTGAATGTTGACAATCCGGATATCTTTTACTGCATTCGTCAAATGGGGAGTTCAACTGAATTCATGACTTCCACTAATGGAGGTTTAAATTGGAATTCCAATACGATCAATTGGTATGTTCCAGCTGCTGGAACACAAGTTACAGGTGCGATCATTGCAATTTGTCCTGATAATTCGCAAAAATTATATGCGTATCTCTGCGGACAAGGAGGCACTCTAAATGGATATGTAGGTGTGTTTGTAAGTGCAGACGGTGGCACTTCATGGAATAATACCAACCCGAACAATGCCATCGGGGGAACATACAGCATTCCTGCCCACACCAATCTGATGGCACACAATGGTACAGACGGATTTGATCAGGGTTTTTACGATATGGCGATCATCGTAAATCCTCAAAACGAAAATGAACTGATAGCCGGGGGCACCTCCTGGTTTAAAAGTATAGACGGTGGAAAAACCTGGACTGCGCTCGGAAGTTATGTGGGAGGATTGTCCTGGAGTCATCCCGATATTCAATGCCTGGAGGCTGTAGGAAATGATTTGTGGATTGGAAGCGATGGCGGCCTTAATTATTCCAGCAATTTTGGCATCAGTATGGAAGCACGAATGGATGGCATTTCAGGTGCAGATTTGTGGGGATTTGATTCGGGTTGGAATGACGATATTCTGGTGGGTGGAAGATATCACAATGGAAATATGGCCTGGAATGAAAATTTTCCATCACAAACATTTTACCGGATGGGAGGCGCGGAATCTCCAACAGGTTACGTGAATCCCGGTCCCGGAAGAAAAACGTATTTTTCAGATATAGGCGGTTATTCCTTAAATGGAAATTTGATGCAGGGTGTCCGTTATTTTCCGGTAGGATTGTTTCCAAATGAATCTTATGCCTATTATGCAAACAGTCAGATGCTCTGGCATCCCAATTGCTGGAACATTATTTTTCTGGGCAACGAGAATAAAATCTGGAAAAGTGAAGATGGTGGCAGTACTTTTCAACTGCTCCATACATTTCCGGGAAATGCAGATCATAAAGTATACGAAATTGAAATTTCCAGAAGTCATCCCTTGGTCATGTATTGCAGCCAATGGGACGGCACCGATGACGCGATGTGGAAAAGTGAAGATGGTGGATTCAGTTGGAAAAAATTAACGGCTTTACCTCTGCCCAATAATAACGATCGCGTCAAGATGTCGCTGAGTGCCGGGGATCCAAAAATATTATGGGTGGCTGTGACCTATGGATCCAATGGTCGAAAAATATATAAGACCACCGATGGCGGAGCATCCTGGATCAATTTGACAACCGCAATTCTAAATGACGTAAGGATTTCAGATGTCTTGCATGCTTCCGGCACAGACGGTGGCATTTATCTCGGAACAAACCGCGGTGTTTTTTATCGCAACAATGCCATGCAGGATTGGCAACCATTTTCTACAGGATTGCCTTTAAGTGCAGAAACCAACCGCTTGAAACCTTTTTACAGAGACGGAAAACTAAGAAACGGATGTTGGGGATTTGGAGTTTGGGAAACTGAATTGTTCGAAAACTCCAGTGTGCTTCCAAAGATCATGGCAGATAAATTGCAATCCAATTGTCTTCGCGATACTTTTTATTTCGATGACCATTCGGTATTACATCATGCCGGTGTTTCATGGAACTGGACTGTTGAAGATGCTGCCTACGCGATCGGGCTGGATACCCGAACCCCTAAGATTGTTTTTAATTCTAAGGGTTATAAAAATGTGATCATGCACATCAAAAGCCCAACAGGAATTTATACAGACAGTTTGACAGTATTTGCCGGCGATGCATGTGAGATGGATAGTCTGCCAGGGAATGCTTTGTTTTTGGATGGTTCTCAAGGGTATGCCCAGGTGCCGTCTTTGGATAAATCTACGAACCGGTTAACGATGATGGCCTGGGTTAAATCTGCGGGAGATCAGAATAATTGGGCAGGCATTCTTTTTTGCAGGAGTAACAGTCAGGCAGCCGGGCTGAGTGTCCTCAACAATGGCGACCTCCGTTACCACTGGAATAGTGGAGGCTACAATTGGAACTCACAGGCCAGACTCATGCCAAACGAATGGACCCATCTTGCTTTGGTTGCCGAACCTACGGGAATTACCATTTATAAAAATGGAGTAGCCTACAGGCACAACGTTTCAATTAACGAACACTCGTTCGTTAGCCCTATTTCAATAGGGGCCGATTTAAATGGAGGAGACCGTTTGTTTAAAGGTTTGATCGATGAAGTATGTATTTACAACCGGGCACTAACTCAAAATGAAATCAGAGAAATTATGCATCTTACCAGGACGCATAGCGGAGACAGCGGATTGATCCATTATTTTCAATTTAATGAAGATCAGGGAAGGATTTTAGATCGGAAGGGAGTTTCGCATGCTTCCTTAAATGCAACCGCCATCAGAGAACTATCGACGGTTCCAGTGGGACCGGGATACAGTCATCGCCTGGACATTCGTGGAGCAGGCATTTATCAATTCGGTAATACCAATTTAAATGTCGAAACGACCGACATCGGAATTTTTCCCAACGGTGAACTTTGCGTTACCCGAATCAATTTTATTCCGGAAATGTATTTTAAGCCCAACAACTATCCGGGCAGTCCCAGTTATTGGATCCTGCATAATTATGGAAGCAACAGCACTTTTACTCCGTTTAAAAACATCGAATTTGATAAGATCGGATGGGTATCTGCGAATTCACCTGCTGCAGATTATCTCTTGTTTAAAAGAGTTCCCAACGCAGACACCAGCCTTTGGGAATTTGTTAATAATGCCAGCGGAATCAATCCTTCTCCAAATGGTTCTGTGAATTTTGAAAATGCCAATGTCCAAACCGAAGCACAGTTTCTGGTGACCAAATCGTGGAATGATACGCTGGTGGTAAATAACAAACAAATTCAACAGGATAGCAGAGATCCTTATGTTTGGATTTATCCCAATCCTGTTCCGGGACATGATCAATGCTTTATTAAAACCAATTTGACAGAGGAGCTGAAGTTAAAATTGGTCGATTCCCATGGACGACTGATAAAATCACTATCATTCCTGCAGCAAACTGAACTGGATCTGTCGGAACTTGTACCGGGAAATTACTTTGTTATATTCGAGACATCCCGTCAAATGTTCTTGAAACAATTGTTTAAAACGAAAGAATAA
- the tnpA gene encoding IS200/IS605 family transposase — protein MANTYTQLYIQFVFVVKGRENLILESFRDELEKVMCGIITNYKCKTYAIYANPDHTHILVGMHPTISTSKLMEQVKSGSSKWINDKNLIHKRFSWQDGFGAFTYSKSHIDSVVKYILNQPAHHKKQTFKDEYLKLLDKYEVDYNPKYVFEWLHQ, from the coding sequence ATGGCAAATACATATACCCAATTATACATTCAATTTGTTTTTGTGGTCAAAGGCCGAGAAAATCTAATTCTTGAATCGTTTCGAGACGAATTGGAAAAAGTGATGTGTGGAATCATCACCAATTATAAATGTAAAACCTATGCTATCTATGCAAACCCCGATCATACCCATATTCTTGTGGGCATGCACCCAACCATTTCAACATCAAAATTAATGGAGCAAGTTAAATCAGGTTCCTCCAAATGGATAAATGATAAAAACCTAATCCACAAAAGATTTAGTTGGCAAGATGGATTTGGGGCTTTTACCTATTCCAAATCACATATTGACAGCGTGGTAAAATATATTTTGAACCAACCAGCGCACCATAAAAAGCAAACATTCAAGGATGAATATTTAAAGCTGCTTGATAAATATGAGGTAGATTATAACCCAAAATATGTATTTGAATGGTTGCATCAGTAA
- a CDS encoding superoxide dismutase, translated as MPFTLPDLPYPHQALEPHFDTRTMEIHHGKHHAAYTNNLNNAIKDTALDSMTIEEILKNLDMNNMVVRNNGGGYYNHCLFWECLSPHGGGEPKDELAAAIQTSFGSFEAFKEKFSAAAMSRFGSGWAWLCVLPGGGLDICSTPNQDNPLMPSTGCGGNPLLGLDVWEHAYYLLYQNRRAEFIAAFFNVVNWEFAEKRYLRLR; from the coding sequence ATGCCTTTTACACTCCCCGATCTTCCTTATCCACATCAGGCGCTCGAACCACATTTTGATACGCGTACGATGGAAATTCATCATGGCAAACACCATGCTGCATATACCAACAATCTCAACAACGCAATCAAAGACACAGCTCTGGATTCAATGACCATCGAAGAGATCCTGAAAAATCTCGATATGAACAATATGGTGGTAAGAAACAACGGTGGAGGATATTATAACCATTGCTTGTTTTGGGAGTGCTTGTCTCCGCACGGCGGTGGAGAACCTAAAGATGAGCTGGCAGCAGCTATTCAAACGAGTTTTGGAAGTTTTGAAGCTTTTAAGGAAAAATTCTCAGCAGCTGCAATGAGCCGGTTTGGATCTGGTTGGGCCTGGCTTTGCGTTCTACCGGGAGGTGGTCTCGATATTTGTTCTACGCCCAATCAGGATAACCCTTTAATGCCATCTACGGGCTGCGGAGGAAATCCCTTACTTGGATTAGACGTTTGGGAACATGCCTATTATTTATTGTATCAAAACAGAAGAGCGGAATTTATCGCTGCATTTTTTAATGTAGTCAATTGGGAATTTGCAGAAAAACGCTACCTGCGTTTGCGTTAA
- a CDS encoding UbiX family flavin prenyltransferase, which produces MRIVIGVGGASGSLYAKVMLQKLMLQKEHEIQLVFTGNAMQNWRLENPEVDPMDFTFKIFDNKDFSAGFASGSGKFDAMIICPCSAGLMGRIANGVSDDLMTRSADVMLKERKKLILVLRETPLHLIHIENMRQLTLAGAIICPAIPSFYSKPQTMDELALTVSNRALELAGIDTASFQWGKS; this is translated from the coding sequence ATGAGGATTGTTATTGGAGTTGGTGGTGCAAGCGGGTCGTTGTATGCTAAAGTCATGTTGCAAAAACTCATGCTTCAAAAAGAACACGAGATACAGCTTGTTTTCACCGGCAATGCAATGCAAAACTGGAGACTTGAAAATCCCGAGGTAGACCCCATGGATTTTACGTTTAAGATATTTGACAACAAAGATTTTTCGGCCGGTTTTGCCTCGGGTTCCGGAAAATTTGATGCCATGATCATTTGTCCCTGTTCAGCTGGATTGATGGGCAGGATCGCAAATGGAGTATCAGACGACCTGATGACGCGCTCGGCCGATGTGATGTTGAAAGAAAGAAAAAAGCTAATCCTCGTTTTGAGGGAAACTCCCCTTCATCTCATTCATATAGAAAACATGAGGCAGCTAACTTTGGCAGGAGCAATTATTTGTCCGGCGATTCCTTCATTTTATTCAAAACCTCAGACTATGGATGAACTCGCGCTAACCGTGAGCAACCGCGCACTGGAATTGGCGGGAATCGATACGGCTTCATTCCAATGGGGCAAAAGCTAA
- a CDS encoding DMT family transporter — protein sequence MSIYKMNINDRQKAILNLHLAVFLFGFTGILGKIILLPALTLIWWRALLSWVFMLPNLKQDGGLKALSRRSLIIFLGIGIVVCIHWMCFYGSIKLSNSSIAMICLAFIPVFTAVFESIFNKKPLDRLDLFIGLITIPAMWMIVQNIDLGYRLGFLVGILAAFFSAIFASLNKKYISLATPIQISWLELFAVWLMLSILLPFLYFFQPNLKFMPDFSDLFYLIILSFLCTVVAYVLALKSLHHLSAFSAMLAFNLEPVYGIVLAIAIFNEHKEFNLYFYLGVLLLLSSVFLHPILQKKLSSKNLPVSN from the coding sequence GTGTCAATTTACAAAATGAATATCAACGATCGGCAAAAAGCCATATTAAATCTGCATCTGGCCGTATTTCTTTTCGGATTTACGGGCATTCTGGGAAAAATTATCCTGCTTCCCGCTTTAACCCTGATCTGGTGGAGGGCATTGTTGAGTTGGGTATTTATGTTGCCGAATCTCAAACAGGATGGAGGCCTGAAAGCCCTCAGCAGGAGAAGCCTGATCATTTTTCTGGGTATTGGTATCGTGGTTTGCATTCACTGGATGTGTTTTTATGGCTCCATCAAACTTTCAAATTCTTCCATTGCAATGATCTGTCTGGCATTTATTCCAGTATTCACGGCCGTTTTTGAAAGTATTTTCAACAAAAAACCCCTGGACCGGCTTGATCTTTTCATCGGATTAATAACGATTCCGGCTATGTGGATGATCGTTCAGAACATAGATCTTGGATACAGATTAGGTTTTTTGGTTGGAATCCTTGCCGCATTTTTCTCGGCAATCTTTGCCAGCCTGAACAAGAAATATATTTCCCTGGCTACTCCCATCCAGATTTCATGGCTTGAGTTGTTTGCAGTATGGCTGATGCTCAGCATATTACTCCCTTTTTTATACTTCTTTCAACCAAATCTGAAATTCATGCCCGACTTTTCTGATCTCTTTTATCTGATCATCCTGTCTTTTTTATGCACTGTTGTGGCTTATGTTCTGGCACTCAAATCATTACATCATTTAAGTGCATTTTCGGCCATGCTGGCTTTCAATCTGGAGCCGGTTTATGGAATAGTACTCGCGATAGCGATCTTCAACGAACACAAAGAATTTAATTTGTATTTTTACCTGGGTGTTTTACTTTTGCTTTCGAGTGTTTTTTTACACCCCATATTACAAAAAAAGCTGAGTTCTAAAAATTTGCCGGTTTCCAATTAA